In the Candidatus Zixiibacteriota bacterium genome, CAGCGCTCCGACCGGGACGGGAATGCCGTGCTTGTCCCGCCAGTTCTGGAGCTGCCCCCTGGCGCCGCGACCGCCGAACCAGCCGAAAATCTGTTGCGTCGAATGGAAGAAGAAGGTAACCGCCAAACCCAACCGCAGCGGCAACAGGGCATAAGAAGGTGCGGTGTCGAAGATCCAGCCCATCGTCGTCCTCCGAAGAAGCAGATCGAAAGTTGCCGGGAGCCCGCTGGCCGGTCGACCCACCGCACGCCAGCGGGGCCGGAGCTCTCGGCTCGGGCGACGCGTCGCCGTCTGTCTACACGGCAGCAAGCTCACCAGTAGCTCCTCGTCATTACCACAGCTCCTTCGGCCAAATCAAAAGCGCGGCGCGCGCCTCCGGCAACGCGCGAGCACCAAGCGCGTCCCTTGACCGAACTCGCCGGCATGGGATAAGAAAGTGAGCGTTTTCATTCGACGAAAAATCGTGCGCCGCGGAACGCCGCGGAACGGCTTTGGGCGCCCGCGGCCGGGGAGGACAGTTGATGCGACGCGAAGACACCTGGGAAAGTTTCCAACGCAAAGGCATGATGTCCGCCACGCTCGACGGAGACGACGACGCGCCGCTCGGTCTGGGAGCGGGAATAGGGTGGGTTCCCGACAAGTGGGATCTCGTCGCCGACGTCGTGGTGGTCGGCTCGGGAGCGGCGGGTATGCCCGCCGCCATCAAGGCCGCCGACGGCGGGGCCTCGGTGATCGTTGTCGAAGCGAACTACGACGTCGGCGGCCACGCGATCATCAGCGGCGGCAACGTGCCGCTCGGCGGCGGCACCAGCGCGCAGCGCAAGTACGGCATCGAAGACTCGCCCGACGTGGTGTTCCGCGATCTCACGGATTGGACGATTCTGCAGCCGAACGGCTGGCCCGATTACCGCTACAACGACCGCGCGGTGATGCGCGCGTTCGCCGATCACTGCGCTCAGACCTTCGAATTCCTGCTCGCCAACGGCGTCGTCTTCAAGGACGTTCCTCCCGATACCCAGGGCGGGCACAACATCGGCAATTCGGCGCCGCGCGAGAATCACATCGTCTGGACCAAGGGAGCCGGTCTGGAGAGCCCGAACGCGCGTGGGGGGACCGGTCTCATCCGGCCGCTCGAGGCGAGCGCCCGCGCCAAGGGGGTCCGTTTCCTCCTGAACTACAAGATGACCAGGATCGTGCGCGAGCCGGGCTCCGCGAGCCGCGCCGGGAGGGTCGTCGGAATCAGCGTGAAGTACACGCCGAGAATCATGCCGGGGCAGACCAAGCCGCTCAAGAGCTTTCGCTCCGACGGCAACATCGAGAGCACGCAGCCGACGCTCAACGTCCGCGCGCGCAAGGCGGTGATTCTCGCAACCGGCGGGAGCACCGGAAACGTGCACTTCCGCCGCATGTTCGATCCCCGGCTCACCGAGGTGCTGCAGGTCGCCGGCGAGCCCTACACCTTCCAGGACGCCAGCGGCGAGCTGGCGGCGATGGCGATCGGCGCGTCGCTCTGGGGACTGGCCAATCAGATTCTGGAGAACGGCGACAACATCCGCACGCAGCGTGCGCTCGCGACCCGCTACAACTACATGACCTGGGAGCTCGAATGCCCGATCTTCCCGCTGGTGCGCGCTACCGGGCTTAACGTGAAGGACTGGCACGACCTGATCCTGGTGAACCAGGTCGGCAAGCGGTTCTATGACGAGACCAAAGGGGATTACCCGCACGGCAACGTCTACAACGAGGTCCGCCCGTACACCCCGTACGACTACCGCAACAGCGAGCGCATCGAGTTCAATCCGACCAAGTACAACTTCTTCAACGCTGCCGTGGCGATGAACGAGTATTCAGAACCGCCCGACTATTCGTGCGGCCCCGTATGGGCGATCTTCGACTCCGAGGCGGCGCAAAGGGAGAAGTGGAAGCTCACGCCCCCGCACGTCGACCCGGACGGATATTTCTTCAGCGCACCGACGCTGCGCGAGCTGGCCGCCGCGATCAAGAACCCGTATCAGGCCAGGCCGATCGACGGCGCTACGCTGCAGGAGACCGTCGAGCGCTACAACTCGTTCGTGGAATCGGGAGTGGATCTCGACTTCGGCAAACCAAAACCGAAATACAAGATCGCAAAACCGCCCTTTTACGCCGCCTGGGCCACCCCGCTGGTGCACGACACCCGCGCCGGGTTGAGGATCAACAGCCGATGCCAGGTCATGGACATGGCCGGCCGGGTGATTCCGGGCCTTTACTGTGCGGGCGAGTCCGCGGGCGGGTTCAACCAGCACGGCCTCGGCCGCTGCACCACTCAGGGTTTCATCGCCGGGATGAACGCCGCCCTGGAGACGGCGCGCGACTGACGGTCGGCCGCCGGCCCATGGCGCGGCTGGCGCCTCCCTGAAAACAGCCTCGGGAACCGACGTGGTCCTGTTCGCCCTGGGGTTTCGTCCTTTTTTCCTTCTGGCGGCCGCCCTTGCTCTCGTCGTGATCCCGTACTGGGCAGCGGTGTTCGCCGGCGGCCTGAAGCTCGAGGGCTATTACGGGCCGATCCGCTGGCACAGCCACGAGATGATCTTCGGCTACGGCGTGGCCGTGATCTCCGGCTTCTTGCTTACGGCGGCGCGCAACTGGACCGGTCTCCCGACCACCGCGGGCGCCCCCCTGGCGTTGCTATCGGCGCTCTGGCTGGCCGCCAGGGTTCTGCCGTTTTTCCACGGCGCGGTCTCACCACCGTTGATCGCCGCCTCCGATCTCGTCTTCCTTCCGGCCCTCACGGTCGCGATCGCCATCCCCCTGGTCCGAAGCGGGGAGCGGCGCAATCTCATTTTTCTTCCGATCCTCGCCGCCATGTTTCTCGCTGATCTGATGGTTCACGCGGAGGTGGCCGGTTTTGCCCGCGGCTCGGCTCGCCCCGGAATCTTTCTGGGCTTGAACCTGATCGTTCTCCTGATCGTGATCGTTGGCGGCAGAGTGATTCCGTTCTTTACCGAGCGGGCCGTTGCTGGCACCGCCCCGAGCCGGCGCGGGGCGATCGAGCTGCTCTGCCCGGCCTCGGTTGTTGCCTTCGCCGCGGCGGAGCTGCTGCAACCCGGTTCCGCGATCACCGGCGTTCTGGCGGCGCTGGCCGCCGCGAGCAACGGCATCCGCCTCGCCGGCTGGTACACCCGAAAAATTTGGCGGCTGCCTTTGCTCTGGGTGCTCCACGTCGGCTACGGCTGGATCGTGACGGGATTTTGTTTGAAAATGCTCGCCGCCGCAGGCGCAATCGCGCCGCAGTTTGCAGTGCACGCCTTCACCGTAGGAGGAATCGGCGTCCTTACGCTGGGGATGATGGCGCGCGTCTCGCTCGGCCACACCGGGCGCCCGCTCGAGCCGGCGGCGCCCGTCGTGCTCTCGTTCGTCCTGATCAATGCGGCCGCTTTTTCCCGGGGACTGATGCCCGCGGTCTTTCCCGGATGGCTTTCGGCTCTCGTCGCCCTTTCGGCAGCGCTTTGGGCTGCGGCTTTCCTGCTCTTTCTGGTGATCTACGCTCCGATCCTCACCCGGCCGAGGGTCGACGGCCGGGCGGGATGAGGGACGCCGCGCCCGACGTGCCGGCTATCGCGGGCGGATCGAAAAAGACAGCCGGCTGGACCTGCTCGCGTCCGCGAAAGGCGTACGCCCCGGCTCAGCGGGTGGCGGGCCAGGCATCTTCTCCGTGCCTGCGGGGAAGGCCATCTTTTTTCGCTGTGGTGCGTTCCGTGGCGCGACAATTGCGCGCTTCTGGTAACGCAAGAGCGCCTCGCCGCCGTGATTGGCGACACTCAAGGCCGACCGCCGGGCGGGTGCATCATTTACATCGAACCGGCGAGCCGCTAGATTCATCGGAAAACAGGCCGCGCCGGCTTGCGGCTGTTCTTCTGCGGCGTCCGAAAGTCGTGTTTCTCGCCGGCGCCGCCGGGATCGGCCCCTGCGGCTTGCTGCCTGGCAGGAAACAGGATCGCCGCAGCCTCCGGACTTCAGGAATCCTCGGGTTCGCCGAAGGCTGCGGCTCCAAAGGGAATATGGAAAGATCGGCTGCGCGATCGTTTTTCCGGCCTTGCCGACTTGCGACTTCGGGTCTCGGGCTGGCCGCCGCGCTTTCGGTTTCGTGCGCCCCGCTGCCCGCCGAAGGCCAGGCGCCGCGCTCGCCCACGCCGGAGCCGGTGAAGGCAGCGCTGCGGGTCGAGACGATCGCGCGCGGTCTCGAGCATCCGTGGGGCCTCGCCTTTTTTCCCGACGGTGCCATGCTGGTCACCGAACGTCCGGGCCGCCTGCGCCGGGTGGAGCGTGACGGCCGGCTCTCCGGGCCTCTTGCCGGGGTGCCGGCGGTTTTCGCCCGCGGCCAGGGCGGTCTCCTCGACGTGGCGCTCAGCCCCAACTTCGCAGCCGATCGCCTCGTCTATCTCTCCTACGCCGAGCCCGGCGAAGGAGGGGCGGGCACCGCGGTCGCGCGTGGCAGGCTGGGAGCGGCAGGGCTGGAAAACACGCAGGTGATCTGGCGTCAGGAGCCGAAGGTGAGCGGGGCGAATCACTTTGGATCGCGCCTGGTGTTTCGGCCCGACGGCACGCTGTTCGTCACTCTCGGCGAGCGCTTCAACTACGCCGACGCCGCGCAGGACCTTTCTACGACGCTCGGCAAGATCGTGCGGATCAATCCCGACGGATCGATTCCCCGGGACAACCCGTTCACGGGGCGCCCCGGCGCGCGACCCGAGATCTGGTCGTACGGCCACCGCAACGTGCAGGCGGCTGCACTCGATCCGGAAACCGGAGAGCTCTGGACTGCGGAGCACGGAGCGCGCGGCGGGGACGAGCTCAACCGGCCGCAAGCCGGGAAGAACTACGGCTGGCCGGTCATCTCCTACGGCGTTCATTATTCCGGCCTGAAGATCGGGGAGGGCACCGCGAAGCCGGGAATGGAACAGCCCGTCTATTACTGGGATCCGGTCATTGCCCCTTCCGGCATGGTTTTCTACACCGGCAATCTCTTTTCCGCATGGAAGGGCAACGTTCTCATCGGCTCGCTCACGCCCGGCCTTCTCGTACGGCTCGAACTCAAGGACGGCAAGGTCGTTCGCGAGGAACGGTACCTCGCGGAATTGCGCGAGCGCATCCGCAACGTGCGCCAGGCTCCCGACGGCTCGCTCTACCTGCTCACGGACAGCCGGAACGGACGGATCCTTCGCGTGTCTCCCGCGGGCTGATCGCCCCGACCCGGCAGCGCGGGCCTCATGTGAGCCCAGGGCGGTGCGGCTTCTCCAGCCACGCGTCTTCCGTCTACTCGTTTTCCAGCTCGCGCGCGAGAAACTCTGCGGCAAGGCTCCAGGCCAGCTCGGCGAGCTTCGGGTCGTAGTTGTCGCCGTCCGCCAGTGCGAAGCCGTGGCCGGCGCGGTGGAACAGGTGCCAGTCCAGCGGTTGCCCGCTGGCCTGGAAGCTCTCCATCAGGCGCTGCTGCACCGGAAGCGGGGCGACGTGGTCCTGCGCGCCGAAAAAGATCAACGACGGGCATCTGAATTCGCGGGCCGCCTCGCAGGGGTGGCGCGGGCGCAACCGGCTGGGCCCTTCGTCGCGCACCGAGGGATAGTAGCCGACGAAACAGCGCACGCCCGGGGTCGCCGCGACGAAGTGGATGCCGATCCGGCCTCCCATGCAATAGCCGATCACCGCGCAGCGCTGGCCGTCGACGTCGGCGCGCCCCGTGAGATAGCGCCAGCTCCGGTCGAGGATCTCGACGAATTGCCCGTCGGTGGTGTTCTTCTGAGCTTCGTGGACGCCGTCCGCGACGCCGAGCATCTCGTAAAGATCGGGAACAATGGTGGTGTAGCCGAGGCGGGCGAGGTTGCAGACCGTGGATTTCATGTGGCCGGTGACGCCGAAGTGGTGGTGCACGATCATGACGCCCGGGCCCGGCTCTCTGCGATCGGGGTGGGCGAGGTAGCCCGGAATGCCGTCGCGTTCCGCGGAGAGGCCTCGGTTGACGATTTTCATTCTCGGTCCTCCCTTCGTTCACCGCTGCCGTTCTGTTATTACGATCGGCGGCAAAACTCAAACCTGTTTCGTACGCTGGTCCGGCCCGGCTGGGCCGTGGTAAAAGCAGATGAGTTCGATAGAGGGCAGGTGAGACGATGCCACTGGATGAAGCTTCGGCAAAACGGTACGCGCGCAAATCGCCCTTCCTCGCGTGGTGCGAGCGCGAAGGGTTGCCGGTGATCGGCGGTTACGGGGTGGACGATTTGAAAAGCCTTCCGCTCGGCCACTGGGATCGCTGGGGCGGCCCCGCAGCCTACTGTCATCTCGAGGGATCGCAGGGATTCGTCGGCATGATCGTCGCCGAGATCCCGCCAGGCAAGAGCCTCAAGCCGATGCGCCACATGTACGAGGAGCAGGTGCTCGTCCTTTCGGGCCGCGGAGCGACTGAGTTCTGGAGCCCGGGGAGCAAGGAGCCGATCACGCTCGAGTGGCAGGCCGGAAGCCTCTTTTCGCCGCCGCTCAACGTGCTGCATCAGCACCACAACGGTTCGGCGACCGAGCCGGCGCGCTTTGCCGCGGCGAACAATCTCCCGTTGATCATGAACGTTTACGGCTCGGCGGAGTTCGTCTTCGGCGCGCCGTTCGATTTCACCGAACGGTTCGCCGGTCAGAGGGACTTCTTCAGCGGCGAGATGAAGCCCGGCGAGCAGGAGGACCGCGCGGTCAATTTCATTCCGGATGTCCACGCCGTAAAGCTCGATCCCCATCCGGAGCGCGGCGCGGGCTTCAGCCGTCTCGGCATTCACCTTGCAGGCAACTCGATGTACGGCCATATCATGGCGATCGAATCCGGTACCTACAAAAAAGCCCATCGCCACGCGGCGGGCGCTCAGGTGATCGTGCTGGCGGGCAAGGGCTATTCGCTGATGTGGCATCCCGGCAGAGAGAAAGAGATGGTGCGGGTCGACTGGCGCCCCGGAAGCCTGCTCGTGCCGCCGGAAGGCTGGTACCACCACCATTTCACGACCAGCAGGGAGGCCGCGCGCCATCTGGCGCTCCGCCGCGGGCTCCGCCAGGTGGGTTATCCGTGGAGGCCGAACCTGAGCGAGCGCGAGGGCGGCCATCTGCTCGAGCACGAGGACGAGCCGCCGGAGATCCGGGCCATGTACGAGGCGGAGCTGAAGAAGGAAGGAATCCCTTTTCGCATGGCGCCGCTCGCCCCCCGTTGAACGCTCCCGAGGCCTCCGCTCGCGTTCGCTTCGTTTGTCACAGGCGCGATCAGTGTTGTAAGCTCGGTGGTTCGGGGCGGTTTGCAGCCGGGTCTCTCCTGCCGGTCGCAAAGATCGAGGTCCGCGGCGGTCACCGCGGCGGGGACTGGAGGGAACATGATCACGTCCGAGCAAATCACGAAGGCGTTCGATGCCGCGACCAGGGAATTTCGGGAATCGGACGAGTACCAGGCGCTGGTTAGCGGAACGGCCCACCTCGAGACCGTCCGCGAGTTCTTACGCGACGTCTTTCGCACCCACTTCCTGTCCTCGCACATTGTCGCTCTCTGTTTCGCTTCGCTGCCCTCGACCGCCGCAGAGCTGCTGAAAGAGAATCTCCTGGAGGAGATGGGCCGGTCGGAGGCCGAAAAGCCCCATTCGGCGCTGCTCGTCGAGATGGCGCGGGGCATCGGGCTCGGCGAAAGCGAGATCGAGTCCCTGATCGCCGACGCGCGGCAAAGGGTGGCCGTCTTCTGCGCCGCCAGGGTACCGCTCGCCACCCTGCGCGAGCTGTGCCTCTCCGTGCTGCTCGAAACCATGAGCTTCGAGTTCATGCTTTCGCGCTGTTCGAGAGAGATCGCGGCGGCCCTGACGAAGCACTACGGGTTCGACGACGCCGCGCTCCGCTGGTTCGCTTTGCACTCGGAGGTCGATGTGCGCCATGCCGAGGAGGGCGTGGCCGTCGTCCAGGACTATATCGCCTTCCATCGCATCTCCGATCTGCTGTTCGAGGAGATCGCCGCCCGGACCCTGGGGGACGATCTGTTCGTGCGTCACTACTTTCCCGCCGCGTCAAAGCGGCGCACGGGTACGAGAGCGCCGGCCGCCAAGACGCAGAAAATCGACTCGGTGACCGTTTACCAGCTGCGCATTCCGTTTCACCAGGCGTTTCGCCATGCGCTGCACCGGCGCGAAGAGAGCGACGCGGTCGTCGTCAAGGTCACCGGCAGCGACGGTCGGAGCGGTTTCGGCGAAGCCTTGCCGCGCCCGTACGTGACGGGTGAGACCGTCGAGGCGATGATCGGGCGTATTCGCGAGCAACTGGTGCCGCGGCTCTTTGCGCAAACGTTCGCTCCCGGATGGGAAACGCTCGATCACGTCCAGGCGCTCATGTCCGGATGGACCTCGGTCGACGGCGGAGAAGGCGGTCCGCGCGCCTGGAATGCGGCGTTCTGCGCGCTGGAGCTGGCGCTGCTCGACTGGGGCCTCCGAGCCGGCCACTGCGGATTGACCGACCTGCTGGCGCCGGCGCGTTACGAAGTCGTCTACAGCGGAGTCATCTCGGCGGACGCGCCGGAGGACGCCGCGGAGCTGGCGCGCAGGATGGCGCGATGGGGCATCCGCCAGATCAAGGTGAAAGTCGGCACACTGCGCGACGCGGACCGGGTCGAGGCGGTCAGACGAGCCGCAGGCGGGGAAGTCGAATTGCGCGGGGACGCGAACGGCGCATGGGGGGCGGACGAGGCGATCGAGCAGCTGCGACGCTTGCAGCGGTATGGGCTTGCGGCAATCGAGGAACCGGTCGGGGGCGCGAATCCCGCGGAGGTGAGACGGGTGCGTGAAAAGACCGGCATCCCGGTGATCGCGGACGAGTCGCTCGTCACGGTCGCCGATGCCCGCCGGATGATCGAGATCCGCGCGTGTGACCTCTTCAACATCCGCTTATCCAAATGCGGCGGGATCAGCGGCAGCCTTGCGATCGCCCGGCTCGCGCAGGAAGCCGGGTTCGGAGTCCAGGTCGGCGCCCAGGTCGGCGAAACCGGCATCTTGTCGGCGGCCGGGCGCGCCTTCGCGGCGCACCTGCCGGCGCTCGCCTTCGCCGAAGGCTCGTTCAGTACCTGGCTGCTGCGCGAAGACGTGACTTTCGAGAACGTCGCATTCGGTTTCGGCGGAAGGGCCCCCCTGCTGAGGGGCCCGGGGCTGGGGATCACGGTCCGCGAAGACGTCCTGGAGAGGCTTGCGACGGCGAGGATCGAGCTCCGTCGTTAGGGCATGGAACTGCTGATCAAGGCGGCCGCTATCGTCACGGGCCTGGAATGGGCGCGCTGGGAGCGTCTCACGCGCGCGCCGCAAGAAACCCAGGACCGCCTGCTGCTCGATATCATCGGTCGCAATCGGGCCACGCGCTTCGGCCGCGACCATGGATTCGACTCGATCCGTACCCCGGGCGATTACCGCAAGCGCGTTCCCGTCGGCGACTACGAGCGGTTCCGCCCCTACGTCGAACGGGCTGCGGACCATGGCGAACCCCGGGCGCTGACCGCCGAGCCGGTGCTGTCGTTCACGCTGACCAGCGGGAGCACGGGCCGGCCCAAGTTGATCCCGGTCACACGGACCACGCGACACAATCACCGCCAACTGACCCGGCTCTGGTACTACCGCGCGCTGATGGACCAC is a window encoding:
- a CDS encoding FAD-dependent oxidoreductase, whose translation is MRREDTWESFQRKGMMSATLDGDDDAPLGLGAGIGWVPDKWDLVADVVVVGSGAAGMPAAIKAADGGASVIVVEANYDVGGHAIISGGNVPLGGGTSAQRKYGIEDSPDVVFRDLTDWTILQPNGWPDYRYNDRAVMRAFADHCAQTFEFLLANGVVFKDVPPDTQGGHNIGNSAPRENHIVWTKGAGLESPNARGGTGLIRPLEASARAKGVRFLLNYKMTRIVREPGSASRAGRVVGISVKYTPRIMPGQTKPLKSFRSDGNIESTQPTLNVRARKAVILATGGSTGNVHFRRMFDPRLTEVLQVAGEPYTFQDASGELAAMAIGASLWGLANQILENGDNIRTQRALATRYNYMTWELECPIFPLVRATGLNVKDWHDLILVNQVGKRFYDETKGDYPHGNVYNEVRPYTPYDYRNSERIEFNPTKYNFFNAAVAMNEYSEPPDYSCGPVWAIFDSEAAQREKWKLTPPHVDPDGYFFSAPTLRELAAAIKNPYQARPIDGATLQETVERYNSFVESGVDLDFGKPKPKYKIAKPPFYAAWATPLVHDTRAGLRINSRCQVMDMAGRVIPGLYCAGESAGGFNQHGLGRCTTQGFIAGMNAALETARD
- a CDS encoding NnrS family protein, which gives rise to MVLFALGFRPFFLLAAALALVVIPYWAAVFAGGLKLEGYYGPIRWHSHEMIFGYGVAVISGFLLTAARNWTGLPTTAGAPLALLSALWLAARVLPFFHGAVSPPLIAASDLVFLPALTVAIAIPLVRSGERRNLIFLPILAAMFLADLMVHAEVAGFARGSARPGIFLGLNLIVLLIVIVGGRVIPFFTERAVAGTAPSRRGAIELLCPASVVAFAAAELLQPGSAITGVLAALAAASNGIRLAGWYTRKIWRLPLLWVLHVGYGWIVTGFCLKMLAAAGAIAPQFAVHAFTVGGIGVLTLGMMARVSLGHTGRPLEPAAPVVLSFVLINAAAFSRGLMPAVFPGWLSALVALSAALWAAAFLLFLVIYAPILTRPRVDGRAG
- a CDS encoding PQQ-dependent sugar dehydrogenase, which encodes MKAALRVETIARGLEHPWGLAFFPDGAMLVTERPGRLRRVERDGRLSGPLAGVPAVFARGQGGLLDVALSPNFAADRLVYLSYAEPGEGGAGTAVARGRLGAAGLENTQVIWRQEPKVSGANHFGSRLVFRPDGTLFVTLGERFNYADAAQDLSTTLGKIVRINPDGSIPRDNPFTGRPGARPEIWSYGHRNVQAAALDPETGELWTAEHGARGGDELNRPQAGKNYGWPVISYGVHYSGLKIGEGTAKPGMEQPVYYWDPVIAPSGMVFYTGNLFSAWKGNVLIGSLTPGLLVRLELKDGKVVREERYLAELRERIRNVRQAPDGSLYLLTDSRNGRILRVSPAG
- a CDS encoding dienelactone hydrolase family protein, whose translation is MKIVNRGLSAERDGIPGYLAHPDRREPGPGVMIVHHHFGVTGHMKSTVCNLARLGYTTIVPDLYEMLGVADGVHEAQKNTTDGQFVEILDRSWRYLTGRADVDGQRCAVIGYCMGGRIGIHFVAATPGVRCFVGYYPSVRDEGPSRLRPRHPCEAAREFRCPSLIFFGAQDHVAPLPVQQRLMESFQASGQPLDWHLFHRAGHGFALADGDNYDPKLAELAWSLAAEFLARELENE
- a CDS encoding ethanolamine ammonia lyase-activating protein, which produces MPLDEASAKRYARKSPFLAWCEREGLPVIGGYGVDDLKSLPLGHWDRWGGPAAYCHLEGSQGFVGMIVAEIPPGKSLKPMRHMYEEQVLVLSGRGATEFWSPGSKEPITLEWQAGSLFSPPLNVLHQHHNGSATEPARFAAANNLPLIMNVYGSAEFVFGAPFDFTERFAGQRDFFSGEMKPGEQEDRAVNFIPDVHAVKLDPHPERGAGFSRLGIHLAGNSMYGHIMAIESGTYKKAHRHAAGAQVIVLAGKGYSLMWHPGREKEMVRVDWRPGSLLVPPEGWYHHHFTTSREAARHLALRRGLRQVGYPWRPNLSEREGGHLLEHEDEPPEIRAMYEAELKKEGIPFRMAPLAPR
- a CDS encoding enolase C-terminal domain-like protein codes for the protein MITSEQITKAFDAATREFRESDEYQALVSGTAHLETVREFLRDVFRTHFLSSHIVALCFASLPSTAAELLKENLLEEMGRSEAEKPHSALLVEMARGIGLGESEIESLIADARQRVAVFCAARVPLATLRELCLSVLLETMSFEFMLSRCSREIAAALTKHYGFDDAALRWFALHSEVDVRHAEEGVAVVQDYIAFHRISDLLFEEIAARTLGDDLFVRHYFPAASKRRTGTRAPAAKTQKIDSVTVYQLRIPFHQAFRHALHRREESDAVVVKVTGSDGRSGFGEALPRPYVTGETVEAMIGRIREQLVPRLFAQTFAPGWETLDHVQALMSGWTSVDGGEGGPRAWNAAFCALELALLDWGLRAGHCGLTDLLAPARYEVVYSGVISADAPEDAAELARRMARWGIRQIKVKVGTLRDADRVEAVRRAAGGEVELRGDANGAWGADEAIEQLRRLQRYGLAAIEEPVGGANPAEVRRVREKTGIPVIADESLVTVADARRMIEIRACDLFNIRLSKCGGISGSLAIARLAQEAGFGVQVGAQVGETGILSAAGRAFAAHLPALAFAEGSFSTWLLREDVTFENVAFGFGGRAPLLRGPGLGITVREDVLERLATARIELRR